A window of Ipomoea triloba cultivar NCNSP0323 chromosome 2, ASM357664v1 contains these coding sequences:
- the LOC116009743 gene encoding uncharacterized protein LOC116009743, translating to MQRLSIDSIEDNSETKPILLHSKVIEGSEELSSLSIEITESGDCSTSAGDCSSIEVDGSQLLLHSEQPLCRICLDTEGEDLIAPCRCKGTQKYVHRSCLDNWRSTKEGFAFANCTECRAKFILRANVPPDRWWLRLKFQFLVARDHAFLYVIVQLIVATLAVIVYKFYGDALREMFGYEEHPYAFYTTAVFAILFVGLLYGFFIAIICGQRITERHYHVLAKQELTKEYVVEDREALNKDVCELDPSHVSELKMLGLY from the exons ATGCAAAGACTGTCGATTGATAGTATAGAGGATAATTCAGAAACCAAACCCATCTTACTTCATTCTAAAGTAATAGAGGGATCTGAAGAATTATCTTCACTTTCAATAGAAATTACTGAAAGCGGGGATTGTTCCACAAGTGCTGGAGATTGTTCAAGTATTGAAGTTGATGGAAGCCAATTGCTATTACACTCTGAGCAACCACTATGCCGCATATGCCTTGATACTGAAG GTGAAGACTTGATTGCTCCTTGCCGTTGTAAGGGAACCCAGAAATATGTCCACAGGTCTTGTCTTGATAATTGGAGATCAACTAAG GAGGGCTTTGCTTTTGCTAACTGTACAGAATGCAGGGCAAAGTTTATACTACGGGCAAATGTACCACCTGACCGTTGGTGGTTGAGATTAAAATTTCAGTTTCTTGTAGCGAGAGACCATGCATTCCTTTATGTCATTGTTCAGCTG ATTGTAGCAACTTTAGCAGTTATTGTGtacaaattttatggagatgCTTTGAGGGAAATGTTTGGCTATGAAGAACATCCATATGCTTTTTATACTACGGCAG TCTTCGCAATATTGTTTGTGGGCTTACTTTATGGTTTCTTCATAGCAATAATTTGTGGGCAGAGGATTACTGAACGTCACTACCATGTTCTTGCCAAACAAGAACTCACAAAG GAGTATGTGGTAGAAGATCGAGAAGCACTAAATAAGGATGTCTGTGAACTTGATCCTAGCCATGTTTCAGAGCTTAAGATGTTGGGCCTATATTGA
- the LOC116010325 gene encoding V-type proton ATPase catalytic subunit A-like: protein MPSAFGGPLTTFEDSEKESEYGYVRKVSGPVVVADGMAGAAMYELVRVGHDNLIGEIIRLEGDSATIQVYEETAGLMVNDPVLRTRKPLSVELGPGILGNIFDGIQRPLKTIAIKSGDVYIPRGVSVPALDKDIPWEFQPKKLGEGDLLTGGDLYATVIENSLMQHHVALPPDAMGKITYIAPAGQYSLKDTVLELEFQGVKKQYTMLQTWPVRTPRPVAVKLAADTPLLTGQRVLDALFPSVLGGTCAIPGAFGCGKTVISQALSKYSNSDTVVYVGCGERGNEMAEVLMDFPQLTMTLPDGREESVMKRTTLVANTSNMPVAAREASIYTGITIAEYFRDMGYNVSMMADSTSRWAEALREISGRLAEMPADSGYPAYLAARLASFYERAGKVKCLGGPERTGSVTIVGAVSPPGGDFSDPVTSATLGIVQVFWGLDKKLAQRKHFPSVNWLISYSKYSGALESFYEKFDPDFIDIRTKAREVLQREDDLNEIVQLVGKDALAETDKITLETAKLLREDYLAQNAFTPYDKFCPFYKSVWMLRNIIHFYNLANQAVERGAGMDGQKITYSLIKHRLGDLFYRLVSQKFEDPAEGEDVLIGKFKKLHDDLIAGFRNLEDETR, encoded by the exons GTATCTGGTCCAGTCGTCGTTGCTGATGGTATGGCAGGGGCTGCTATGTATGAGCTTGTTCGTGTTGGACATGACAATCTTATTGGGGAAATCATCCGGTTGGAAGGAGATTCTGCTACAATTCAGG TCTATGAAGAAACAGCTGGCCTTATGGTCAATGACCCTGTTCTACGTACACGCAAG CCATTGTCAGTGGAGCTGGGTCCTGGAATATTGGGGAACATCTTTGATGGTATTCAG AGGCCATTGAAAACAATTGCGATAAAGTCTGGTGATGTCTATATCCCCCGTGGTGTTTCTGTTCCTGCCCTTGATAAAGACATCCCTTGGGAATTTCAACCTAAGAAATTAG GTGAAGGAGACCTATTAACAGGCGGAGACCTATATGCA ACTGTCATCGAGAACAGTTTAATGCAACATCATGTTGCACTTCCTCCAGATGCAATGGGAAAGATTACTTATATTGCACCAGCTGGCCAATACTCACTGAAG GACACTGTTCTCGAACTTGAGTTTCAAGGTGTCAAAAAGCAGTATACTATGCTTCAG ACTTGGCCTGTACGTACACCCAGGCCCGTTGCAGTGAAGCTAGCTGCTGACACCCCTCTTCTTACCGGGCAG cGTGTTCTTGATGCCCTATTCCCTTCGGTGCTTGGGGGTACTTGTGCAATACCTGGTGCTTTTGGGTGTGGAAAAACAGTGATTAGCCAGGCTCTTTCCAAG TATTCTAACTCAGACACTGTCGTTTATGTTGGTTGTGGAGAAAGAGGAAATGAAATGGCAGAG GTCCTGATGGATTTCCCTCAATTAACAATGACACTGCCAGATGGTCGTGAGGAATCTGTGATGAAACGTACTACACTTGTTGCCAATACTTCTAACATGCCTGTGGCTGCTCGTGAAGCTTCAATTTATACAG GAATTACTATAGCTGAATATTTCAGAGACATGGGCTACAACGTTAGTATGATGGCTGATTCTACTTCTCGTTGGGCAGAAGCATTGCGTGAAATTTCTGGTCGACTG GCCGAAATGCCTGCAGATAGTGGTTACCCTGCATATCTGGCAGCACGTTTGGCATCTTTCTATGAGCGTGCGGGTAAAGTTAAATGTCTTGGTGGACCAGAAAGAACTGGGAGTGTCACCATTGTTGGTGCCGTTTCTCCTCCAGGAGGAGATTTCTCAGATCCTGTTACATCTGCTACCCTTGGTATTGTTCAG GTTTTCTGGGGTTTGGACAAGAAATTGGCACAAAGGAAGCATTTTCCTTCTGTAAATTGGTTGATTTCCTACTCAAAGTACTCGGGG GCATTGGAGTCCTTTTATGAGAAGTTTGATCCTGATTTCATTGACATAAGAACAAAGGCTCGTGAAGTGCTGCAGAGGGAAGATGACCTAAATGAAATTGTGCAA CTTGTTGGAAAGGATGCTCTAGCTGAAACAGATAAAATTACCCTTGAAACTGCCAAACTTTTGAGGGAGGACTACCTTGCACAAAATGCTTTTACACC ATACGACAAGTTCTGCCCATTCTACAAATCTGTTTGGATGTTACGTAACATTATCCATTTCTACAACTTGGCCAATCAG GCCGTTGAGCGTGGAGCTGGTATGGATGGCCAGAAGATTACTTATAGTTTGATTAAGCATCGCCTGGGAGATCTGTTCTACCGTTTAGT GTCCCAGAAATTCGAGGATCCTGCCGAAGGAGAAGATGTTTTGATTGGCAAGTTCAAAAAGCTTCATGATGACTTGATTGCTGGCTTCCGCAACCTTGAGGATGAAACTCGATGA